The Solea senegalensis isolate Sse05_10M linkage group LG4, IFAPA_SoseM_1, whole genome shotgun sequence genome includes a region encoding these proteins:
- the sfi1 gene encoding protein SFI1 homolog gives MPSNSRKPGTGKVLSASVGSSGQTKLVRKVQTRKFVYRVGYSWNKGGRLKELRIRHLARKFLHIWMRNTFGRVPPHVAKSHYDSVVLRRAFEGWTDEWWTSRREWSLKTRAECHYRYYLYNWVFHSWRRFMSLQQEKKSKLKTAQSYADGQQMQLVWDRWEVFTEMRRMKKRMLESAFEQNKLSTLRSAWSLWQTRLQQHQHLHTLEAQCLKQRELTLQRTALHQWREFHTALCCHKDKETKASLHFILRLKRKTLHQWVSYVSCCQTKRKTQAAAQHACNLRLVRMCWSNWSKALHHRLSEEDRLQATAQLATRSTQRRALQRWRAYVTLCKDEAEENQMANQHHLHHLLSAGMQGLHLNVTWNKTQRLNNNMALQQYYQTMMRKFWRLWQDHLEEAEDESFQPLLETAQSNYSVSLLTSCFHLWREKLAEQRHMQELERRADVWFAEHMLPQCFSSWVKFTLQRRLYKQRRKQADVFNKRRLCTWVLSTWWGRAEKHKEQILSEHMAVLHEERYLVQRALDRWRQRTEQRINEKEKLEASDCLYLHRLLHNTVTQWKDNSSEIRDRRDREYQACHQGDLCCVRWALGKWKKFVQNQRVKKGKLEEMQLYHETKLLKHTCEAWKKHHLQMSHVCSRVEELHSLKMQHFLRMVLSVWRENAALQAEYRLLEQRAQNHFQHILQSKVLHAWQEATRHAASKRHQEAEAVSIVQRSVNQVFLLRTFRQWRMQTRDARRERMSMERARRHHNSKLLWKALREWNNYHDHCRKYKVMKRQGIMLLRLKMYQSYFEHWKMKLQHRRREVKQTEQALWHWSLTLQAKVLYGWRLWVTEQRRKQEQAATAALVYRDQLLREGVTCILTYAAHMNDLTSSLTQHSQEQVGARHKTVYNFTSGSTRHLQGVVRRCAMRWKQRALCKPQREQAVNEQPAKKSVTFCLTTRGPENVSSVEQGVGGGALSELPPTRACRRQPRRCEELFESPGTGTQYQTGIISTEAAPKPFLMTSTHQSTITSSVSPSEPLVSVVDLSLGTQSKYFLLPPSAFMNPSSQNMPQNSRCPELVGGGGTDPVSAVTSELLSIQLDMKSFQQDRKQLRAWQKLREVLHSWLQTSAEDDEQMEKDCVHQELKELEERITRLSLILAERKPTMLHHTQRIQHLQNILHTAGVSSLR, from the exons ATGCCGAGTAACTCTAGAAAACCAGGCACAGGGAAAGTCCTATCGGCCAGTGTGGGATCTAGTGGTCAAACAAAATTGGTCCGCAAAGTTCAAACCAGAAAGTTTGTCTACAGAGTTGGATACAGCTGGAACAAAGGTGGAAGACTCAAGGAGCTGAGAATAAG GCATTTGGCCAGAAAGTTCCTACATATATGGATGCGCAACACCTTTGGCCGAGTTCCTCCTCATGTAGCCAA GTCACACTATGACAGTGTGGTACTCAGACGAGCCTTTGAAGGATGGACAGATGAGTGGTGGACGTCCAGGAGGGAGTGGAGTCTTAAAACCAGGGCAGAGTGTCACTACAG gtattaTCTGTATAACTGGGTGTTCCATAGCTGGCGCAGATTTATGTCATTGCAGCAAGAAAAGAAGAGCAAACTAAAAACTGCTCAATCATATG CTGACGGACAACAGATGCAGCTGGTTTGGGACAGATGGGAGGTTTTCACAGAGATGAGACGAATGAAGAAGAGAATGCTTGAATCGGCTTTTGAGCAAAACAAACTCTCAACTCTTCG TTCTGCTTGGAGCCTGTGGCAGACgaggctgcagcagcatcaacacCTTCACACTTTGGAGGCCCAGTGTCTCAAACAGCGGGAGCTGACTTTACAGAGGACG GCTctgcatcagtggagagaattCCACACTGCTCTTTGTTGCCACAAAGATAAAGAAACCAAggcttcacttcacttcatcctaagactgaaaagaaaaacactgcatcaGTGGGTCAGTTATGTGTCCTGCTGCCAAACCAAAAGAAAGACCCAAG CTGCAGCTCAGCATGCATGTAACCTGCGTCTGGTGAGGATGTGTTGGAGTAATTGGAGCAAAGCGTTGCATCACAGGCTGAGTGAGGAAGACCGCTTGCAGGCCACAGCGCAGTTAGCCACTCGGAGCACTCAGCGCAGAGCACTGCAGCGATGGAGAGCTT ACGTGACCTTGTGCAAAGACGAAGCAGAAGAAAACCAGATGGCAAATCAGCACCACTTACATCACCTGCTG AGCGCCGGAATGCAGGGACTTCATCTTAATGTCACCTGGAACAAAACACAGCGCTTGAACAACAACATGGCTCTCCAGCAGTATTATCAAACT aTGATGAGAAAGTTTTGGAGGCTGTGGCAGGACCATCTGGAGGAGGCTGAAGACGAGAGCTTTCAACCACTGCTAGAAACTGCACAGTCAAACTACAG CGTGTCCCTGCTAACCAGCTGTTTTCACCTCTGGAGGGAGAAACTTGCTGAGCAAAGACACATGCAg GAACTGGAGCGTCGAGCAGACGTTTGGTTTGCTGAGCACATGCTGCCACAGTGTTTCAGCTCGTGGGTCAAGTTCACTCTGCAGAGGAGACTTTataaacagaggagaaaacaggctgatgtttttaataa ACGGCGTCTGTGCACTTGGGTGCTTTCCACCTGGTGGGGTCGAGCAGAGAAGCACAAGGAGCAGATCCTTTCTGAGCACATG GCAGTTCTTCATGAGGAGCGATACCTCGTGCAAAGAGCTTTGGATCGATGGAGACAAAGGACGGAGCAGAGGATCAATGAGAAGGAGAAACTGGAAGCATCCGATTGTCTGTACCTGCACCGACTCCTtcacaacacagtgacacagtggaaGGACAACAGTTCTGAGATTCGAGACAG gagagacagagagtatCAGGCCTGTCATCAGGGTGACCTTTGCTGCGTGAGATGGGCTCTGGGAAAATGGAAAAAG tTTGTTCAGAACCAGAGAGTGAAGAAAGGCAAACTGGAGGAAATGCAGCTTTACCATGAAACTAAACTTCTCAAACACACCTGTGAGGCCTGGAAG AAACACCACCTGCAGATGTCTCACGTCTGCAGTCGAGTAGAGGAACTTCACAGTCTGAAAATGCAGCACTTTCTCAG AATGGTTCTGTCAGTGTGGAGGGAGAACGCAGCGCTGCAGGCAGAGTACCGGCTCCTGGAGCAACGAGCACAGAATCACTTTCAGCACATTCTTCAGTCCAAG GTGTTACATGCTTGGCAAGAAGCAACAAGACATGCGGCGTCAAAGCGCCACCAGGAGGCAGAAGCCGTGAGCATTGTTCAGAGATCAGTGAACCAAG TGTTCCTGCTGCGGACATTCAGACAGTGGAGGATGCAAACCAGAGACGCTCGCAGGGAGAGGATGAGTATGGAGAGAGCCAGGCGGCACCATAACTCCAAACTCCTCTGGAAAGCACTGAGAGAGTGGAATAATTATCACGACCACTGCCGGAAATATAAG GTTATGAAACGACAAGGAATCATGTTGCTGAGGTTAAAGATGTACCAGAGCTACTTTGAACATTGGAAAATGAAG ctgcagcacagacgGAGAGAAGTGAAGCAGACAGAACAAGCACTTTGGCACTGGTCTCTCACTCTTCAAGCCAAG GTGCTGTATGGATGGAGGCTGTGGGTCACTGAGCAGCGCAGGAAGCAGGAGCAGGCGGCCACAGCGGCACTTGTCTACAGAGACCAGCTGCTGAGGGAGGGCGTGACCTGCATCCTTACATACGCTGCTCACATGAACGATCTCACCTCCAGCCTTACTCAACACAGTCAAGAGCAAGTGGGTGCACGTCATAAAACGGTATATAACTTTACGTCAGGCAGCACGCGTCACCTCCAGGGAGTGGTTAGACGCTGTGCTATGCGGTGGAAGCAGCGGGCGCTGTGTAAACCCCAAAGAGAACAAGCGGTCAACGAGCAACCAGCAAAAAAGAGCGTGACCTTTTGCCTGACCACCCGTGGACCTGAGAACGTTTCCTCTGTGGAGCAGGGAGTTGGAGGCGGCGCGCTCAGTGAGCT GCCTCCAACGCGTGCGTGTCGACGACAGCCACGTCGCTGTGAGGAACTCTTTGAATCTCCAGGCACAGG AACCCAATATCAGACTGGTATCATCAGCACTGAAGCAGCTCCAAAACCCTTCCTCATGACCTCCACACATCAGAGCACCATCACATCTTCTGTGTCACCCTCTGAACCACTGGTGTCTGTGGTGGATTTGTCTTTGGGAACTCAAAGCAAATATTTCCTTCTGCCTCCGTCTGCTTTCATGAACCCCAGCTCCCAGAATATGCCACAGAATTCCAGGTGTCCAG AGCTTGTGGGCGGTGGAGGAACTGATCCAGTATCAGCTGTGACAAGTGAACTGCTCAGCATTCAGCTGGACATGAAGAGTTTtcaacaggacagaaaacagctACG GGCATGGCAAAAACTGAGGGAGGTGTTGCATAGTTGGCTGCAGACCAGTGCAGAGGATGATGAGCAAATGGAAAAAGATTGTGTTCATCAGGAGTTGAAGGAG TTGGAGGAGCGCATCACTCGACTGTCCCTCATACTGGCCGAACGGAAGCCAACAATGCTGCATCACACCCAGAGGATCCAGCATTTACAGAACATCCTTCACACTGCAGGAGTTTCTTCTCTCCGCTGA
- the zgc:172271 gene encoding saxiphilin-like — protein MRGFYTILLFYTFACCTKGKKTRWCTVSDPEQKKCAELAKALVAVLPPAAVAAFARLSCIRASSTTDCIERIRANRADIVTLDAGEVYSAVRQFGLVAVAKEIYSDGGCILSVAVVRNSSIDVRSLQGLRSCHSGVRWTAGWSLPLGFLLSRNYLSWSKEQPLSQDVSTFFNASCVPGATAMAPRLCALCQGQKSYIRQKNYHCETSHSEPFYNSQGALRCLRSGTGDVAFVDHLALESIEGSECDEFRLLCADGTQAPLSQYRSCNLGRGPGGGVVTRVNFRKVARKFITTAQTLFGQRGRERHRFQLFNSSIFRENDLLFKDVTDKLSVLSDDMDVSQVLGLDYVALLKGLGHEGSSLEDSVVRWCCISHAEQKKCEEWALSIKSDPLVCVGAASMRECIEKIKRDEVDAASLDATHSFIAGKCGLVPVVTEYYGRKCARAEGSAHLEADVLPSVVGVAVAKRSSRSIFMGNLGGRRSCQGHMYSPAGWMLPYTHTLSLEHNTSFCDPDQAYNQVFWKGCLPGSQGNLCKVCMGGTGEAATKRCADNHNERFYGNMGALRCLVGDPSGKSHGDVAFLEQHNLQDNIHSLSSTGWAEGWTPSDFELLCGDGRRAPLSEWESCHLGVIPPNIIMTRPVLTARVYDFLMKSQETLAAKSDSEFKLFESQQYGQSDLLFKDATQCFVHTSHMDYRSILGEEFYTRADAVFNCTHSDILEFCGQDVCSIF, from the exons ATGCGAGGATTTTACACTATTTTACTCTTTTACACATTTGCCTGCTGCACCAAGG GAAAAAAGACCCGTTGGTGCACAGTGTCAGATCCCGAGCAGAAGAAATGTGCAGAACTCGCAAAAGCTCTGGTGGCGGTGCTGCCACCAGCTGCTGTGGCAGCCTTTGCCAGACTCTCGTGCATCCGAGCTTCCAGCACGACCGACTGCATCGAAAGGATCAGG GCAAACCGCGCTGACATCGTGACATTAGACGCAGGAGAAGTTTATTCTGCTGTGAGGCAGTTTGGCCTCGTCGCTGTCGCCAAGGAGATATACAGTGACG GAGGCTGTATTCTGTCTGTGGCTGTGGTGAGAAACAGCAGCATAGACGTTCGATCCCTGCAGGGCCTCAGGAGTTGTCACAGTGGAGTGCGATGGACAGCTGGGTGGAGTCTTCCTCTGGGCTTCCTGCTGTCCCGGAACTACCTTAGCTGGTCCAAAGAGCAGCCGCTCAGTCAGG ATGTCAGTACCTTCTTCAATGCCAGCTGTGTTCCTGGAGCCACTGCTATGGCTCCACGTCTGTGTGCTCTGTGCCAGGGCCAGAAGTCTTACATTCGCCAGAAGAATTACCACTGTGAAACGTCCCACAGTGAGCCTTTCTACAACAGCCAAGGGGCCCTCAG GTGTCTCAGGAGCGGGACAGGAGATGTGGCATTTGTGGACCATTTAGCCCTCGAGAGCATTGAAG GGAGTGAGTGCGATGAGTTCCGATTACTGTGTGCTGATGGCACACAGGCTCCTCTCAGCCAGTACAGGAGCTGTAACCTTGGACGCGGTCCAGGAGGAGGCGTCGTCACCAGAGTCAACTTTCGCAAAGTTGCTCGCAAATTTATTACAACCgctcag ACGCTGTTTGGtcagcgagggagagagaggcacCGCTTCCAACTCTTCAACTCGTCCATTTTCAGGGAAAATGATCTTCTCTTCAAAGATGTGACAGATAAATTATCTGTTCTGTCAGACGACATGGACGTCAGTCAGGTGCTGGGTCTGGATTATGTGGCTCTCCTCAAAGGTCTTGGACATGAAG gaagcTCACTGGAGGACAGTGTTGTGCGATGGTGCTGCATCAGCCACGCAGAGCAGAAGAAATGTGAAGAGTGGGCTCTGAGCATCAAGTCAGACCCGCTGGTGTGCGTCGGAGCCGCTTCCATGCGCGAGTGTATCGAGAAAATTAAG AGGGATGAGGTGGACGCGGCTTCACTGGATGCAACGCACTCATTCATCGCTGGGAAGTGTGGTCTCGTCCCTGTAGTAACAGAATATTATG GTAGAAAATGTGCACGTGCTGAAGGATCAGCTCACTTGGAGGCAGACG TGTTGCCGTCTGTGGTGGGTGTAGCTGTGGCAAAGCGCTCCAGCAGAAGTATATTCATGGGGAACCTGGGAGGGCGTCGGTCGTGCCAGGGTCACATGTACAGCCCCGCAGGCTGGATGCtgccgtacacacacacgttaagcCTGGAGCACAACACCAGCTTCTGTGACCCAGACCAAG CGTACAACCAGGTGTTTTGGAAAGGCTGTCTTCCCGGCTCTCAGGGGAATCTATGCAAAGTGTGTATGGGAGGCACCGGAGAGGCTGCGACCAAACGCTGCGCTGACAACCACAATGAACGTTTCTACGGCAACATGGGGGCTTTAAG GTGTTTGGTTGGAGATCCCAGTGGGAAAAGCCATGGTGATGTGGCCTTCCTGGAGCAGCACAACCTACAGGATAATATCCACA GTTTGAGCTCGACAGGTTGGGCAGAGGGTTGGACGCCATCTGACTTTGAGTTGCTGTGCGGTGACGGCCGTCGGGCCCCACTGTCAGAGTGGGAGAGCTGTCATCTGGGGGTTATCCCCCCAAACATCATCATGACAAGGCCGGTGCTCACAGCACGAGTGTACGACTTCCTCATGAAGTCACAG GAAACTTTGGCAGCCAAGTCAGATTCAGAGTTCAAGCTCTTTGAGTCTCAACAATACGGACAAAGTGATCTGTTGTTTAAAGATGCAACACAGTGTTTTGTCCACACGAGCCACATGGACTACCGCTCCATCCTCGGAGAGGAGTTTTACACTCGCGCAGACGCTGTCTTCAACTGCACACACTCTG ATATCCTGGAGTTTTGCGGTCAGGATGTGTGCAGCATATTTTAA
- the sirt4 gene encoding NAD-dependent protein lipoamidase sirtuin-4, mitochondrial gives MRLPWLTLTLHSAPVRRAASFVPTSRTTDAHSLDLLQHFVSRARRLFVITGAGLSTESGIPDYRSEGVGLYARTSRRPMEHAEFVRSAKSRQRYWARNFVGWPQFSSHQPNSAHKVLQQWEERGKLHWLVTQNVDALHSKAGQKRLTELHGCTHRVVCLGCGAISAREELQRRFISLNPEWRAQAGVVAPDGDVFLEDEQVLHFRVPHCDVCGGILKPEVTFFGDTVKKGTVQFVHDRLGESDAVLVVGSSLQVYSGYRFLLAAQDRKIPVAILNIGPTRADHLAELKVSGRCGEVLSVIHPL, from the exons ATGAGACTGCCATGGCTGACTCTCACATTACACTCGGCACCTGTAAGGAGGGCGGCGTCCTTTGTCCCCACCAGCAGGACCACTGATGCCCACTCACTGGACCTGCTGCAGCACTTTGTCTCCAGAGCCAGGCGACTGTTTGTCATCACTGGAGCCGGCCTCTCCACGGAGTCGGGCATCCCTGACTATCGCTCTGAAGGTGTTGGACTGTATGCCCGCACGAGTAGACGACCAATGGAGCATGCAGAGTTTGTCCGCAGTGCAAAGTCCCGCCAGCGCTACTGGGCCAGAAACTTTGTCGGGTGGCCACAGTTCTCCTCCCATCAGCCAAACTCTGCACACAAGGTTCTGCAGcagtgggaggagagagggaagctGCACTGGCTCGTTACACAAAATGTGGATGCTCTTCACTCAAAGGCAGGACAGAAGAGATTAACTGAGCTCCATGGctgcacacacag GGTGGTTTGTCTCGGCTGTGGTGCCATTTCAGCGAGGGAGGAGCTTCAGAGAAGATTCATATCATTAAACCCAGAGTGGAGAGCTCAGGCAGGCGTTGTAGCTCCAGATGGCGACGTCTTCCTAGAGGACGAGCAGGTGCTCCATTTCAGAGTCCCCCACTGTGACGTCTGTGGGGGAATACTGAAGCCCGAGGTCACGTTCTTCGGAGACACCGTGAAAAAGGGGACGGTACAGTTTGTGCACGACAGACTGGGGGAGTCGGACGCGGTGCTTGTTGTTGGGTCCTCGTTACAG GTATATTCAGGATACAGGTTCCTGCTAGCAGCACAGGACAGGAAAATACCAGTTGCCATCCTGAACATTGGACCCACAAGAGCCGACCACCTGGCTGAGCTGAAAGTGAGCGGCCGCTGTGGTGAAGTGCTGTCAGTCATTCATCCGCTTTGA
- the lg4h1orf74 gene encoding UPF0739 protein C1orf74 homolog, protein MISAVMSTQEAFVAAARKHLCAGRKSLSVPQSLDLAAQVLAVNLGLKPALLYDSNGTSPEQVQQYVSSLQSSQLVSESLFTLDLNGDTLIVNPFAVRSNLEQVLGGGGAIPVIDVCHSLEKPVITDKLRLELKSIIQDLLLILRDSQQLKMVKPLCVGEKCEDWNLCTVFGLLLDYPVIYWFDQTNSFENCLSMTPLVVTTAAVTWQAATADHRCRLYSFSVPAVLLEETQSNLDSWRLRLQEKFQQQNVFKDLGVCQSTVTLPSVCL, encoded by the coding sequence ATGATTTCTGCAGTGATGTCCACTCAGGAGGCTTTTGTTGCTGCAGCTCGTAAACATCTGTGTGCTGGAAGAAAAtctctctctgttcctcagAGTCTGGACCTGGCTGCTCAGGTCCTGGCTGTCAATTTGGGGTTGAAACCTGCTCTGCTGTACGACAGTAATGGCACCAGTCCAGAGCAGGTGCAGCAGTATGTGAGCTCTCTGCAGTCTTCCCAGCTTGTGTCTGAATCACTTTTTACATTGGATTTAAATGGAGACACACTTATTGTTAATCCATTTGCTGTTAGGTCAAATCTAGAGCAGGTGCTGGGCGGTGGTGGTGCCATCCCTGTGATTGatgtctgtcactcactggaGAAGCCTGTCATTACTGACAAACTCAGATTAGAGCTCAAGAGCATAATACAAGATTTACTGCTAATCCTGAGAGATTCTCAACAGCTAAAAATGGTGAAACCACTTTGTGTGGGAGAGAAATGTGAAGACTGGAATCTGTGCACAGTCTTCGGTCTATTGTTGGACTACCCTGTAATTTACTGGTTCGATCAGACCAACAGCTTTGAAAACTGTCTGTCTATGACTCCTCTGGTGGTTACTACAGCTGCAGTAACATGGCAGGCGGCCACTGCAGACCACAGATGTCGTCTGTACTCTTTCAGCGTCCCGGCTGTTCTGCTCGAAGAGACGCAGTCCAACCTGGACTCCTGGAGGCTTCGTTTACAAGAGAAATTTCAGCAGCAAAATGTCTTCAAGGATCTTGGGGTTTGTCAAAGCACAGTGACTCTGccctcagtctgtctgtga
- the tomm6 gene encoding mitochondrial import receptor subunit TOM6 homolog, translated as MAGSEGKKASSPGVMAWVRTACRFATDRNDFRRNLLVNVGLFAAGVWVARNLSDFDLMSPQPVA; from the exons ATGGCCGGTTCAGAAGGTAAAAAGGCTTCCTCCCCCGGTGTGATGGCTTGGGTCCGTACAGCTTGTCGCTTCGCAACAGACAGAAACGACTTCAGACG AAATCTTCTGGTCAACGTAGGTCTGTTTGCAGCTGGTGTCTGGGTTGCAAGAAATCTCTCCGATTTTGACCTGATGTCTCCTCAGCCTGTGGCGTAA
- the LOC122768087 gene encoding ubiquinol-cytochrome-c reductase complex assembly factor 2, protein MSATRYRRFLKLCEEWPRDQTKGGHDLGTFLRQRVASAFREGENTQISDPEKCDQMYESLARINGNVYRQRFPRARDTSFTGVTVEESRLFLSESIQRVDEDKKGLWKTVMERLSKSPEDAPEKAPEK, encoded by the exons ATGTCTGCCACTCGGTATCGTCGGTTTTTGAAGCTGTGTGAAGAGTGGCCCCGGGATCAGACCAAGGGAGGCCACGATTTAGGGACGTTTCTGCGGCAAAGAGTCGCTTCTGCCTTCCGTGAGGGTGAAAACACGCAG ATCTCTGATCCAGAGAAATGTGATCAGATGTATGAAAGTTTGGCCCGAATCAATGGCAATGTATACAGACAACGA TTTCCTCGTGCAAGAGACACAAGTTTTACTGGCGTCACTGTAGAAGAAAGTAGACTATTTCTGTCAG AGAGTATTCAACGGgtggatgaagacaaaaaggGGCTGTGGAAGACAGTAATGGAAAGACTTTCCAAATCACCCGAAGACGCTCCAGAGAAGGCTCCTGAAAAATAA
- the tspo gene encoding translocator protein — MWLSMIGMTALPHLGGLYGGYITRKEVKTWYQTLKKPSWRPPNAAFPVVWTCLYTGMGYGSYLIWKELGGFTEDAVVPLGLYGLQLALNWAWTPIFFGAHKMKLALFEIILLTGTVGATMVSWYSINRTATLLLAPYLSWLCVATTLNYCIWRDNREDKEE; from the exons ATGTGGCTGTCTATGATTGGAATGACAGCCCTGCCCCACCTGGGTGGGTTGTATGGTGGCTACATCACACGCAAAGAAGTCAAGACCTGGTACCAGACTCTGAAGAAACCATCATGGCGCCCGCCAAACGCTGCATTCCCTGTAGTGTGGACATGTTTGTACACAGGCATGGG GTATGGCTCCTACCTGATATGGAAAGAACTGGGGGGTTTCACTGAAGACGCAGTGGTTCCACTGGGACTTTATGGGCTACAGCTAGCTCTGAACTGGGCCTGGACTCCTATCTTCTTTGGTGCACACAAGATGAAATTG GCACTCTTTGAGATTATACTTCTAACTGGGACTGTTGGAGCCACCATGGTGTCTTGGTATTCCATCAACCGCACTGCCACGCTGCTACTGGCACCGTACCTGTCCTGGCTGTGCGTCGCCACCACTCTCAACTACTGCATATGGAGAGACAACCGTGAGGACAAAGAAGAGTAG
- the frs3 gene encoding fibroblast growth factor receptor substrate 2 — protein sequence MGSCWSCLYRDPIRDNHLTKFKVTNVDDEGNELGSGIMELTQTELILHTRKRDAIRWPYLCLRRYGYDSNLFSFESGRRCQTGQGIFAFKCSRAEEIFNLLQELMQCNSINVVEESMMMSRTGHTPEMDMARTPQTPNTPGFPVQAFPNGYPGYPIRGDSSQPSLADDHGHSLMGLEDQTHTYVNTVSMEGDLSMRHCMHSLPEVRPSTFTETTRGVMPVGGQGNPQIGNLRCCPLEEHKDAQVFLQPSSQEVKFRLGPTPAQRHLLERERERERERERHGHNPHNLQPVEGATGSETDGDEPSMHLCNSHSYHHFLHHAAHRHPGHKHPDGCQSGELTYENINGLRSGRKQRLSPSSVSQSVGSSSSSSTGDSHPHSLLHPHPHGPASLPPQGYACERGMGGSHRRTALLNYENLPSLPPVWEYRALQRDDEQEDEDDEQDEEEYEEEEEDFDEYEFSEGPGTPNGYHQDSRGIHRDALQNYVNTEQVQPRLPHNCPPHPRPCQPDRGGGIFSFDFGKRSRSGVGGCEHSHMPPSLQLNYIQVDLEGEPPCQGLGSGGAQSQPQHQRLPPKKCGAQAPRRSECYAVIDLKKTAAMSNLQKALPRDDGTSRKTRHNSTDLPL from the exons ATGGGGAGCTGTTGGAGCTGTCTGTACAGAGACCCCATCCGAGACAACCATCTCACCAAATTTAAG GTCACCAATGTGGATGATGAGGGCAACGAACTGGGCTCTGGCATCATGGAGCTCACACAGACTGAGCTCATCCTTCACACACGCAAGAGAGACGCCATCCGGTGGCCATATCTCTGCCTGCGACGCTATGGCTACGACTCCAACCTGTTCTCGTTTGAGAGCGGTCGCCGCTGTCAGACGGGGCAGG GAATCTTTGCCTTCAAGTGTTCCCGGGCGGAGGAGATCTTCAACTTGCTCCAGGAACTGATGCAGTGTAACAGCATCAACGTGGTGGAAGAGTCGATGATGATGAGTCGCACTGGTCACACGCCAGAGATGGACATGGCTCGCACGCCGCAGACTCCCAaca CTCCAGGATTTCCTGTTCAGGCTTTTCCCAATGGATACCCAGGTTATCCTATTAGAGGCGATTCCTCTCAACCCTCTCTTGCTGATGATCATGGGCATAGCCTCATGGGTTTGGAAGACCAG ACCCACACTTATGTGAATACTGTTAGCATGGAGGGGGATCTGTCTATGCGTCACTGTATGCACTCCCTACCAGAGGTGCGGCCCAGCACTTTTACTGAAACAACACGGGGAGTCATGCCAGTCGGCGGCCAAGGCAACCCGCAGATTGGCAATCTGCGGTGTTGTCCACTGGAGGAGCATAAAGATGCTCAGGTGTTCTTGCAACCGTCCTCACAGGAGGTCAAATTCAGGCTGGGCCCCACTCCAGCacagcgccatctgctggagagagagcgtgagagggagagagagcgggagaggcACGGGCACAATCCACACAACCTTCAGCCAGTAGAGGGTGCCACAGGctcagagacagacggagacgaGCCCTCCATGCACCTGTGCAACTCTCATTCCTATCACCATTTCCTTCACCACGCAGCACACCGCCACCCGGGTCACAAGCATCCAGACGGCTGTCAGAGCGGCGAGCTCACCTACGAGAACATCAACGGCCTGAGGAGCGGCCGCAAGCAGCGGCTGAGTCCCAGCAGCGTGTCACAGTCTGTGGGTTcaagcagcagtagcagcacgGGGGACAGTCACCCCCACTCCCTGCTGCACCCACACCCTCACGGCCCGGCGTCTCTGCCCCCGCAGGGCTACGCCTGCGAGAGGGGCATGGGCGGAAGTCACCGTCGGACAGCTCTGCTGAACTATGAGAACCTGCCCTCCCTGCCGCCAGTGTGGGAGTACAGAGCTCTGCAGCGTGACGATGagcaggaggatgaggatgatgagcaggatgaggaggaatatgaagaagaggaggaagacttTGACGAATATGAGTTCTCAGAGGGCCCTGGGACGCCCAACGGGTACCACCAGGATAGTCGGGGCATCCACAGAGATGCCCTGCAAAACTATGTCAACACAGAGCAGGTCCAGCCCCGGCTCCCTCACAACTGCCCCCCGCACCCACGGCCGTGTCAACCAGACAGAGGGGGAGGGATATTTAGCTTTGATTTTGGCAAACGATCGAGGTCAGGGGTCGGAGGATGTGAGCACAGCCACATGCCTCCATCACTGCAGCTGAATTACATCCAGGTGGACCTCGAGGGAGAACCTCCCTGCCAAGGCCTCGGTAGCGGAGGTGCCCAGTCCCAGCCACAGCACCAGCGCCTGCCACCCAAAAAATGTGGCGCACAGGCACCGCGGCGCAGTGAATGCTACGCGGTCATTGACCTAAAGAAGACCGCTGCCATGTCCAACCTGCAGAAAGCTCTGCCCAGGGATGATGGGACTTCCAGAAAGACTCGCCACAACAGCACAGACCTGCCTCTGTAA